The following proteins are co-located in the Chryseobacterium daecheongense genome:
- a CDS encoding TolC family protein — MNKNKIYQYAGIALVLLSLAACKPIEIEQRAENKTVPEQYGTDENSSSNTGKIKWNEYFSDPNLQALINEALKNNQELNIVLQEIEISKNEIKARKGEYLPSVGLKAGAGMDKVSRYTNIGAMEANTEIEPGREMPDPLFDFAVGAQAKWETDIWGKLHNATRAQVQRYLAGVEGKNFMTTNLIAEIADSYYELLALDNELDILQQNIKIQNDALEVVRDLKKFARSNELAVQRFQAQVLKTQGMQYDIRQKIVETENRINYLVGRFPQPVERTRNTFDTLVPQPVYTGIPSELLENRPDIKQAEYELAASKLDIKSAKARFYPSLDIAAGVGFQAFNPLYIVKPQSFLYSLAGELTAPLINRNAIKAAYYNANAKQVQAVYHYEQTILGAYIEVANQLSKIHNLENSFDIKNQEVNALTKSIDISNDLFKYARADYMEVLLTQRDALESKFELVEKKMNQLKASVAIYRALGGGWDQNPVAPPDIIKK, encoded by the coding sequence ATGAATAAGAATAAAATATATCAATATGCAGGGATCGCACTGGTCCTATTAAGCCTTGCTGCCTGCAAACCTATAGAAATAGAACAGCGTGCCGAAAATAAAACAGTTCCTGAACAATACGGGACTGATGAAAATAGTTCTTCCAATACAGGAAAGATCAAATGGAATGAATATTTTAGTGATCCAAATCTCCAGGCACTGATCAATGAAGCTCTTAAGAATAACCAGGAGCTGAATATTGTTCTCCAGGAAATAGAAATTTCCAAAAATGAGATCAAGGCCCGTAAGGGAGAGTATTTGCCGTCAGTAGGTTTGAAAGCCGGAGCCGGTATGGATAAAGTAAGCAGATACACTAATATCGGAGCAATGGAAGCAAATACTGAAATTGAACCGGGCAGAGAAATGCCGGATCCTTTATTTGATTTTGCCGTAGGAGCCCAGGCAAAATGGGAAACTGATATCTGGGGTAAACTGCACAATGCCACAAGAGCTCAGGTACAGAGGTACCTTGCCGGTGTAGAGGGAAAGAATTTTATGACTACGAATCTAATTGCTGAAATTGCTGATTCTTACTATGAACTGCTGGCTCTGGATAATGAACTGGATATCCTACAGCAGAATATAAAGATTCAGAATGATGCTTTAGAGGTTGTAAGAGATCTCAAAAAATTTGCCCGTTCCAATGAACTTGCCGTACAACGTTTTCAGGCTCAGGTTTTAAAAACCCAGGGAATGCAGTACGATATCAGGCAGAAAATTGTGGAAACAGAGAATAGGATCAACTACCTTGTCGGAAGATTTCCACAGCCTGTGGAAAGAACCCGCAATACTTTTGATACCCTCGTTCCACAACCGGTATATACGGGGATTCCTTCAGAGCTACTGGAAAACAGACCTGACATTAAACAGGCTGAATATGAGCTTGCTGCATCAAAGCTGGATATAAAATCAGCAAAAGCAAGGTTTTATCCTTCTCTTGATATTGCTGCGGGAGTAGGATTTCAGGCTTTTAACCCTCTGTACATTGTCAAGCCTCAGTCCTTTCTGTATTCTCTTGCAGGAGAGCTTACTGCCCCACTGATCAATAGAAATGCAATAAAGGCAGCTTATTATAATGCCAATGCAAAACAGGTGCAGGCTGTTTACCATTATGAGCAAACTATACTGGGTGCTTATATTGAGGTAGCCAACCAATTATCAAAGATTCATAATCTGGAAAATAGTTTTGATATTAAAAATCAGGAAGTAAATGCCTTAACAAAGTCCATTGATATTTCCAATGATCTTTTTAAATATGCCCGTGCAGATTATATGGAAGTTCTCCTAACCCAACGGGATGCTCTTGAATCCAAGTTTGAACTTGTTGAAAAGAAAATGAATCAGTTAAAAGCAAGTGTTGCCATTTACAGGGCACTTGGTGGCGGATGGGATCAGAATCCTGTTGCCCCCCCCGATATTATTAAAAAATAA
- the gldD gene encoding gliding motility lipoprotein GldD, with protein sequence MIKKVIFIFASLLLISCGKDPIPKPYGELRLEYPTPKYQKFDPNCAYSFEYSDFAMITNAKRPCWYYLNYPKMKAKVFVTYYPIQNDFADHIKEAEKMVYEHTIKASAIDTKSFEYPEKKVYGNFYELKGQSASNLQFYITDSTKHFVTAYLYFNTRPKPDSLAPAVNYIKNDMKHLLDTFEWKK encoded by the coding sequence ATGATTAAAAAAGTCATTTTTATATTTGCTTCATTGCTTTTAATTTCATGTGGAAAAGATCCAATCCCAAAACCATACGGAGAATTGCGTTTGGAATATCCCACACCAAAATATCAAAAATTTGATCCTAACTGTGCTTATAGTTTTGAATACTCGGATTTTGCAATGATCACAAATGCTAAAAGGCCTTGCTGGTACTATCTGAATTATCCTAAAATGAAGGCTAAGGTTTTTGTTACCTATTATCCGATTCAGAATGATTTTGCCGATCATATCAAAGAAGCTGAAAAGATGGTGTATGAGCACACCATTAAGGCCAGTGCCATTGACACTAAGTCTTTTGAATATCCCGAAAAGAAAGTCTACGGGAATTTTTACGAATTAAAAGGGCAGAGTGCTTCCAATCTTCAATTTTACATTACAGACAGTACAAAACACTTTGTAACTGCTTATCTATACTTTAATACAAGACCGAAACCGGATTCATTGGCTCCTGCAGTAAATTATATCAAGAATGATATGAAGCATCTGCTGGATACTTTCGAATGGAAAAAATAA
- a CDS encoding DUF5458 family protein has translation MDSKLQAAESQQQGQQQHSGQPKGNPLAELNKIGGFGFVESVVDGIANMNPTRKARKEIFLTDNNKGDERKELLQKINLWVSLLEGNESADKMAEVCKNKAQQAENSLKTNLKNTLDTVRQLETSYRTVAQFYKNTELDKVDNVSIVNASLDQLSDLDNPLFIDAIAEEFKSYYDRLDLRDNYSLLAIPGYLGSNKVVEKWAKICNENKVMLVTDFANLDKPDDVVDLFHSANLTGGELHRSNVIMTCNWLVGRGRAEEVGEEENVELPPSTSLAGKIHKTLMSQVAAGKKHGNINEVDAVKFELKKSEISQLEKMGLVPMVNEYGKIMAFSAKTLFTGDNIGLQTYSVVRVFDYVTKVLLDFLNRRAFENWTAKNEDDLRRQIVTFLDGIKGPDKLIEKFKIVRFEQDKVNKDRVWLDIRLTPYFPTKSFVIKLDGHKGDDGNEWESQYTQD, from the coding sequence ATGGATAGTAAATTACAGGCAGCTGAAAGCCAACAACAAGGCCAGCAGCAACATTCGGGACAACCGAAAGGTAATCCCCTTGCCGAACTCAATAAAATTGGCGGTTTCGGTTTTGTAGAATCTGTTGTTGACGGCATCGCCAACATGAATCCTACCAGAAAAGCAAGAAAAGAAATATTTCTCACCGATAATAATAAAGGAGATGAAAGAAAAGAATTACTACAGAAGATTAATCTTTGGGTAAGCCTTCTGGAAGGGAACGAATCTGCAGATAAAATGGCAGAAGTGTGTAAAAATAAAGCACAACAGGCAGAAAATAGTTTAAAAACAAATTTAAAGAACACTCTGGATACGGTTCGTCAGTTAGAAACCTCTTATCGTACAGTAGCCCAGTTCTATAAAAATACCGAACTTGATAAGGTTGATAATGTAAGTATTGTGAATGCAAGCTTAGATCAGCTATCGGATCTTGATAATCCGCTTTTCATCGATGCTATTGCTGAAGAATTCAAGAGTTATTATGATCGTCTGGATCTTAGAGACAATTATTCCCTTTTAGCCATTCCTGGTTATTTAGGATCAAATAAAGTAGTCGAAAAATGGGCAAAGATCTGTAATGAGAACAAAGTAATGTTGGTTACCGATTTTGCTAATCTTGACAAACCGGATGACGTAGTGGATTTATTTCATTCTGCGAACCTTACCGGTGGAGAACTTCACAGAAGTAATGTAATCATGACCTGCAACTGGCTTGTAGGACGTGGAAGAGCTGAGGAAGTGGGTGAAGAAGAAAATGTGGAACTTCCACCTTCTACTTCATTGGCCGGTAAAATCCATAAAACATTAATGTCTCAGGTAGCGGCCGGTAAGAAACATGGTAACATCAACGAAGTAGATGCCGTAAAATTCGAATTGAAGAAAAGTGAAATTTCTCAGTTGGAAAAAATGGGATTGGTCCCAATGGTTAATGAATATGGCAAGATCATGGCCTTCTCTGCAAAAACGTTGTTTACAGGAGATAATATCGGTCTTCAAACCTATTCCGTAGTTCGTGTATTCGATTATGTAACCAAAGTTTTGCTGGATTTCCTTAACAGAAGAGCATTTGAAAACTGGACCGCTAAAAATGAAGATGATCTGAGAAGACAGATTGTAACCTTCCTTGATGGTATCAAAGGTCCGGATAAACTGATTGAAAAATTCAAGATCGTTCGTTTCGAACAGGATAAAGTAAATAAAGACAGGGTATGGCTTGATATCCGTTTAACGCCTTATTTCCCAACAAAGAGTTTCGTTATTAAATTGGACGGACATAAAGGGGATGATGGTAACGAATGGGAGTCTCAATATACTCAGGACTAA
- the queG gene encoding tRNA epoxyqueuosine(34) reductase QueG, giving the protein MNSTAEKYSELIKSKAQRFGFQNCGISKADFLEEDARHLEKWLKNNFHGEMKYMENHFDKRLDPRLLVEGSKSVISLSYNYFPEEKLSTLENYKISKYAYAEDYHEVIKEILREMVTELQEEIGEFGFRVFVDSAPVLERSWARKSGIGWVGKNANLITKQNGSFYFLAEIICDLELIADHETTNHCGTCRKCIDACPTDAIISDKIVDGSKCISYATIELKSEIPDYFRDKMQDWMFGCDICQDVCPWNRFSAPNMQSKFKPNDSLKNFKKGEWKELTQELFSEIFRKSPVKRTKYAGLKRNIEFLENGSDPES; this is encoded by the coding sequence ATGAATTCAACTGCTGAAAAATATTCTGAACTGATAAAGTCCAAGGCACAACGTTTTGGATTTCAGAATTGTGGTATCTCCAAAGCTGATTTCCTCGAAGAAGATGCCCGTCATCTGGAGAAATGGTTAAAGAATAACTTCCATGGGGAAATGAAATACATGGAAAACCATTTTGATAAAAGATTAGATCCCCGATTACTGGTAGAAGGCTCGAAGTCAGTGATTTCATTATCCTATAACTATTTCCCTGAAGAGAAGCTTTCCACGCTGGAAAACTACAAGATCTCAAAGTATGCATACGCCGAAGATTATCACGAGGTAATTAAGGAAATTCTTCGTGAAATGGTGACTGAGCTGCAGGAGGAGATCGGGGAATTCGGATTCAGGGTTTTTGTAGATTCTGCTCCCGTACTTGAAAGAAGCTGGGCTAGGAAATCCGGAATTGGATGGGTAGGGAAAAATGCCAATCTGATCACGAAACAAAACGGCTCCTTTTATTTTTTAGCGGAGATCATTTGCGATCTTGAGCTGATTGCCGATCACGAAACCACCAACCATTGCGGTACCTGCAGAAAATGTATCGATGCTTGTCCTACAGATGCTATCATCTCGGATAAAATCGTTGATGGAAGCAAATGCATTTCATATGCTACCATTGAACTGAAAAGCGAAATTCCCGATTATTTCAGGGATAAAATGCAAGATTGGATGTTTGGCTGTGATATCTGTCAGGATGTTTGCCCTTGGAACCGGTTTTCAGCTCCGAACATGCAGAGCAAATTCAAGCCTAACGATAGCCTTAAAAATTTTAAAAAAGGTGAATGGAAAGAGCTTACGCAGGAATTATTCTCTGAAATCTTCAGGAAATCGCCTGTAAAAAGAACAAAATATGCAGGCCTGAAAAGAAATATTGAGTTTTTGGAAAACGGTAGTGATCCTGAATCTTAA
- a CDS encoding nitronate monooxygenase has product MESEQNRITRLFDIKYPIIQAGMIWHSGWRLASAVSNCGGLGLIGAGSMYPDILRENIQKCKAATDKPFGVNVPMLYPNIEEIIQIILEEGVKIVFTSAGNPKTYTETLQKEGIKVAHVVSSTKFAIKCEDAGVDAVVAEGFEAGGHNGRDETTTFCLIPNVKQHISKPLIAAGGIALGSQIKAAMILGADGVQIGSRFAATHEASAHENWKKKITELNEGDTHLTLKELAPVRMVKNKFFNELENIYQSGRDAEALAASLGRARAKKGMFEGDLEDGELEIGQVSALINDILPVETVFANLLNEFEEVKMPKF; this is encoded by the coding sequence ATGGAATCAGAACAAAACAGGATTACCAGACTTTTTGATATAAAATATCCGATCATTCAGGCAGGAATGATATGGCATTCCGGATGGAGACTTGCTTCAGCAGTTTCCAATTGCGGAGGGCTGGGATTAATCGGTGCAGGAAGTATGTACCCCGATATTTTAAGAGAGAATATTCAGAAATGCAAAGCAGCTACAGACAAGCCTTTTGGCGTAAATGTACCTATGCTTTATCCTAATATCGAGGAAATTATTCAAATCATTTTGGAAGAAGGAGTGAAGATTGTTTTTACCTCAGCAGGAAATCCTAAAACCTATACAGAAACTTTACAGAAAGAAGGTATTAAGGTGGCTCATGTTGTTTCGTCTACAAAATTTGCCATTAAATGTGAAGATGCGGGAGTAGATGCTGTGGTAGCGGAAGGCTTTGAAGCAGGAGGACATAACGGAAGAGATGAAACTACGACCTTCTGCCTTATCCCTAATGTAAAGCAACACATTTCTAAGCCCTTAATTGCAGCTGGAGGGATTGCTTTAGGTTCTCAGATAAAAGCGGCTATGATTTTGGGAGCAGATGGTGTACAAATAGGGTCCCGGTTTGCGGCAACCCATGAAGCCAGCGCCCACGAAAACTGGAAAAAGAAAATTACAGAGCTGAATGAAGGAGATACTCATCTTACCTTAAAAGAACTGGCTCCGGTAAGGATGGTTAAAAATAAATTCTTCAATGAGCTAGAAAATATTTATCAGTCCGGGAGAGATGCGGAAGCTTTAGCGGCGTCTTTGGGTAGGGCAAGAGCAAAAAAGGGGATGTTCGAAGGAGATCTGGAAGATGGAGAACTGGAAATAGGACAAGTGTCTGCATTGATCAATGACATCCTACCTGTTGAAACTGTTTTTGCTAACCTTCTGAATGAATTTGAAGAGGTAAAAATGCCTAAATTTTAA
- a CDS encoding alpha/beta hydrolase, with product MSVNLAKPQIKNLYIEYDNSLGNRPTLVFLHDSLGCTQLWRDFPQKLSEASQCNVLVYDRLGYGKSGPMLTYERPDNYMELEADLLNELLQELNIKDAILFGHSDGGTIALITAGKYPERIKAVICEAGHIFVEDVTLKGVYDAWEAYKTTNLPERLQKYHGDKVEMLFKAWTETWTREGYRNWNIEYILKDIICPLLFIQGDADEYGTLDQVEKTVGQMSGFSEKYIIPGVGHTPHKEVPEIILEKAKEFIEKHI from the coding sequence ATGTCGGTTAATTTAGCAAAACCCCAAATAAAAAATCTTTATATAGAATACGATAATTCACTGGGCAACAGGCCTACATTGGTTTTTCTTCACGACTCCCTTGGATGCACCCAATTATGGAGGGATTTTCCCCAAAAACTTTCCGAAGCTTCCCAATGTAATGTTCTGGTTTATGATCGTTTAGGATATGGTAAATCAGGTCCGATGCTTACATACGAAAGACCCGATAATTATATGGAGTTGGAAGCAGATCTTCTGAATGAGTTGTTGCAGGAGCTTAACATCAAAGATGCTATTTTATTCGGGCACAGTGACGGAGGAACCATAGCTCTTATCACTGCCGGTAAATATCCCGAAAGAATAAAAGCCGTTATTTGTGAAGCAGGACATATTTTCGTTGAAGATGTTACGCTGAAAGGAGTGTACGATGCATGGGAAGCTTATAAAACTACGAATCTTCCTGAGCGCCTGCAAAAATACCACGGAGATAAAGTAGAAATGCTTTTCAAGGCCTGGACAGAAACCTGGACTCGGGAGGGATACAGAAATTGGAACATCGAGTATATATTGAAAGATATTATATGTCCATTACTATTTATTCAGGGAGATGCTGATGAATATGGAACTTTAGATCAGGTAGAAAAAACAGTAGGACAGATGAGCGGATTCTCAGAGAAATATATTATACCAGGGGTAGGACATACACCACACAAAGAAGTACCTGAAATTATATTGGAGAAGGCGAAAGAGTTCATAGAGAAACACATTTAA
- a CDS encoding PfkB family carbohydrate kinase, whose amino-acid sequence MKLLVVGSVAFDAIETPFGKTDKILGGAATYIGITSSILGVKSGIVSVVGGDFPQEHLDMFTDRDVNIEGIEIVKEGKTFFWSGKYHNDLNTRDTLATEVNVLENFDPKIPDSMQDAEILLLGNLHPGVQLSVLEKMNERPKLVVLDTMNFWMDTAMDILMDMIAKTDVITINDEEARQLSGEYSLVKAAKKILKMGPKYVIIKKGEHGALLFNETQVFAIPALPLEDVFDPTGAGDTFAGGFAAYLAKKQKIDFETMKSALIVGSAMASFTVEKFGTERIEEVSESDMFSRLRQFKELTTFDVELQ is encoded by the coding sequence ATGAAACTTTTAGTTGTTGGAAGTGTTGCATTTGATGCAATTGAAACACCGTTTGGTAAGACAGATAAAATTTTGGGGGGTGCCGCTACTTATATCGGGATCACTTCATCTATCTTAGGCGTAAAATCAGGGATTGTTTCTGTTGTTGGAGGGGATTTTCCACAAGAGCATCTTGATATGTTTACCGACAGGGATGTAAATATCGAAGGAATTGAGATCGTGAAAGAAGGAAAAACATTTTTCTGGTCAGGAAAGTATCATAATGATTTAAATACGAGAGATACCTTAGCTACAGAAGTAAATGTTCTGGAAAATTTTGATCCGAAAATCCCGGATTCTATGCAGGATGCAGAGATTTTGTTGTTAGGAAACCTTCATCCGGGGGTACAGCTGTCCGTACTGGAAAAAATGAATGAACGTCCAAAGCTTGTTGTCCTGGATACCATGAATTTCTGGATGGATACTGCGATGGATATTTTAATGGATATGATCGCCAAAACAGATGTGATTACCATCAATGACGAAGAAGCCAGACAGCTTTCAGGAGAATACTCTTTAGTAAAAGCGGCAAAAAAGATCCTTAAAATGGGACCTAAATATGTGATCATTAAAAAAGGGGAACACGGGGCATTACTGTTCAATGAAACTCAGGTGTTCGCTATTCCGGCCCTTCCGTTAGAAGATGTTTTTGATCCGACCGGAGCAGGAGATACTTTTGCAGGTGGTTTTGCTGCCTATTTAGCCAAGAAACAGAAAATCGATTTTGAAACGATGAAATCAGCATTGATCGTTGGTTCAGCAATGGCCTCATTTACTGTAGAGAAGTTCGGGACCGAAAGAATTGAAGAAGTAAGTGAATCGGATATGTTCAGCAGACTGAGACAATTCAAAGAATTAACAACATTTGACGTTGAACTACAATAA
- the mutY gene encoding A/G-specific adenine glycosylase: MEKNFKGSDFLHVGNKLLGWYKENARDLPFRKTKDPYFIWICEIVFQQTRIAQGLNHYNNFIRRFPDVKSLASAEEDEVLLHWKGLGYYSRAINIHKAAQQIMTDFDGVFPARYEDILQLKGVGKYTAAAVSSICFNGRMPAVDGNFYRVLSRVFADDFDISGSKAFAYFSELATLVMPENVGDFNQAMMDLGSEICKPKNPLCQKCPLEDDCLAFALNKVSEFPVKTKKVKTEDLHLQYYFIHYKGQFVIQQRKDDFIWKKLFEFPTSLPKDFKIFIKNLKTVQHKLTHKNLTIDIYNVEIPSKAIWEDFTVNNLYIVTDYRGSQDKSFPKPLENYIQNSLKD, from the coding sequence TTGGAAAAGAATTTTAAGGGTTCGGACTTTCTTCACGTCGGAAACAAGCTGTTGGGATGGTACAAGGAAAATGCCAGAGATTTACCATTCAGAAAAACAAAAGATCCATATTTTATATGGATCTGCGAAATTGTTTTTCAGCAAACCAGAATTGCCCAGGGGCTTAACCATTATAATAATTTTATCAGACGATTTCCGGATGTGAAATCCCTTGCGTCAGCAGAAGAAGATGAGGTCTTGCTTCACTGGAAAGGCTTGGGGTATTATTCCAGAGCAATCAATATCCATAAGGCAGCCCAACAGATCATGACAGATTTTGATGGTGTTTTTCCTGCCCGGTATGAGGATATATTACAGCTAAAAGGAGTGGGGAAGTATACTGCAGCTGCAGTTTCGAGCATTTGTTTTAACGGACGCATGCCTGCCGTTGATGGGAATTTCTACAGGGTATTAAGTCGTGTTTTCGCAGATGATTTTGATATTTCAGGTTCAAAAGCATTTGCTTATTTTTCTGAATTGGCAACATTAGTTATGCCGGAGAATGTCGGAGATTTTAATCAGGCCATGATGGATCTGGGATCTGAAATCTGTAAGCCCAAAAATCCTCTATGTCAAAAATGTCCGTTAGAAGATGATTGCCTGGCCTTTGCTTTGAACAAGGTTTCAGAGTTTCCGGTTAAAACAAAAAAAGTAAAAACAGAAGACCTTCATCTGCAGTATTATTTTATTCATTACAAAGGCCAATTTGTGATCCAACAAAGAAAAGATGATTTTATCTGGAAGAAACTTTTTGAATTTCCGACCTCTCTTCCTAAGGATTTCAAGATATTTATAAAAAACCTTAAAACAGTTCAACATAAGCTCACCCATAAGAATCTTACCATAGATATTTATAATGTTGAAATCCCTTCAAAAGCTATCTGGGAGGATTTTACAGTAAATAATCTATATATTGTAACGGACTACCGGGGATCACAGGATAAATCTTTTCCCAAGCCTCTGGAAAACTATATCCAAAACTCGTTGAAAGACTGA
- a CDS encoding rhodanese-like domain-containing protein, translated as MSLADVLKSGNYQLIDVREPMELEMDGNIEGAQNIPLGEVEDRKEEILSIEKPVVIFCRSGNRSGKALEYLNSQGLKDGYNGGGWADLKATIEANQGTF; from the coding sequence ATGTCATTAGCAGATGTATTAAAATCCGGAAATTATCAATTAATAGATGTTCGCGAACCAATGGAACTGGAAATGGATGGTAATATAGAAGGAGCTCAAAATATTCCATTAGGTGAAGTTGAAGATAGAAAAGAAGAAATTCTATCGATAGAAAAACCAGTTGTAATTTTCTGCAGAAGTGGAAACAGAAGCGGAAAAGCGTTGGAATATTTAAATTCCCAGGGGTTAAAGGACGGTTATAACGGCGGTGGCTGGGCAGACCTGAAAGCAACAATCGAAGCAAATCAAGGAACTTTTTAA
- a CDS encoding peptidylprolyl isomerase, producing MINKLKITFLFGVFVMLFATNMKAQLKQGDLVDGIAAVIGDEIVLESDVNEQMNYAKQQGASNTDKCEFLENLINNKLLVFEAKKDTLIENRSAAIKTQANAKYSQLLSQFPDEKSMLAAYKFRTAYEMKNAIEKIDTDTYYGQAKYQRVTDKADVTPNEVTDFYNMYKAQLPEIKDEVTLAQIMMYPKLTEAHKDELINKLKKIKQDIAGGESFESQARIYSEDPGSASTGGLMKNISKGQMVKPFEAAALNLQEGEISDPVESEFGYHIIQLVKKSGKIYDARHILLMATPTEDEIKTAKKKLDSIKTLITEGKITFKDAAFKYSDDKRTKFNGGVISGSDGSNKIERETIPGTISYELAGLNKDDITSAFDDEDERKRKVVKIVKIEDVIPSHQITLETDYDRIKQMALNKKRNEMVEKFVNSKLPTTFISIDSRYDSCKFKGNWKKEALKK from the coding sequence ATGATAAATAAACTAAAGATCACTTTTCTTTTTGGAGTTTTTGTGATGCTGTTTGCTACTAACATGAAGGCCCAGTTAAAACAAGGGGACCTGGTGGATGGTATTGCTGCTGTAATCGGAGATGAAATTGTGTTAGAGTCTGACGTTAATGAACAGATGAATTATGCAAAACAGCAGGGCGCTTCCAACACAGATAAGTGTGAGTTTTTGGAGAATCTGATCAACAATAAACTTCTTGTATTCGAAGCAAAAAAGGATACCTTGATTGAAAACAGATCGGCTGCTATTAAAACTCAGGCTAATGCAAAGTACAGCCAGTTACTTTCCCAATTTCCTGACGAAAAATCAATGTTAGCCGCCTACAAGTTCAGAACTGCTTACGAAATGAAGAATGCTATCGAAAAGATAGACACGGATACCTATTACGGGCAGGCAAAATATCAGAGAGTTACTGATAAGGCCGATGTTACGCCAAATGAAGTAACCGATTTTTATAATATGTATAAAGCTCAGTTACCTGAAATTAAGGATGAAGTAACTTTAGCGCAGATCATGATGTATCCTAAACTTACGGAAGCCCATAAAGATGAGCTGATCAATAAGTTAAAAAAGATTAAACAGGATATTGCAGGTGGAGAATCATTTGAAAGCCAGGCGAGAATCTATTCTGAGGATCCGGGTTCTGCATCTACTGGAGGTTTAATGAAAAATATCTCTAAAGGACAGATGGTAAAACCATTCGAAGCGGCTGCACTAAACCTTCAGGAAGGGGAAATTTCAGACCCTGTAGAATCAGAATTTGGGTACCATATCATTCAATTGGTGAAAAAATCAGGAAAGATATATGATGCAAGACATATCCTTTTGATGGCTACTCCTACTGAAGACGAAATTAAAACAGCTAAAAAGAAATTAGACAGTATTAAAACCCTGATTACAGAAGGGAAAATTACATTTAAAGATGCTGCCTTTAAATATTCAGATGATAAAAGAACAAAATTCAATGGTGGGGTAATTTCCGGATCTGATGGTTCTAATAAGATCGAAAGAGAAACTATTCCGGGAACTATCAGCTATGAATTGGCAGGTCTTAATAAGGATGATATTACCAGTGCTTTTGATGATGAAGACGAGAGAAAAAGAAAAGTAGTGAAAATTGTGAAGATCGAAGATGTGATTCCTTCTCACCAGATCACTCTGGAAACCGATTATGACAGAATAAAGCAAATGGCACTTAATAAGAAGCGAAATGAAATGGTTGAAAAATTTGTGAACTCCAAATTACCAACAACATTTATATCGATAGACAGCCGTTACGATTCCTGCAAGTTTAAAGGAAACTGGAAAAAAGAGGCTTTAAAGAAATAA